In Campylobacter mucosalis, a single window of DNA contains:
- the rpsT gene encoding 30S ribosomal protein S20 translates to MANHKSAEKRARQTIKRTERNRFYRTRLKNITKGVVVAVEAKDLSKAEEALKLANKSFHSFVSKGFLKKQTASRRVSRLAKLVNSLKNA, encoded by the coding sequence ATGGCAAATCACAAATCTGCTGAAAAAAGAGCAAGGCAAACGATAAAAAGAACAGAGCGAAACAGATTTTACCGCACAAGACTTAAAAACATCACAAAAGGTGTTGTAGTGGCTGTTGAAGCAAAAGATTTAAGCAAAGCAGAAGAGGCTTTAAAACTAGCAAATAAAAGTTTTCATAGCTTCGTAAGCAAGGGCTTCTTGAAAAAACAAACAGCTTCACGCCGTGTAAGTCGCCTTGCAAAACTTGTAAATTCACTAAAAAACGCATAA
- the prfA gene encoding peptide chain release factor 1 has translation MLADKLRPFLDRYDEISSLLSDPNIVNDIEKMTKLSKEQSSLEEIRNTAKNYLKTLDDIEENRALLDDSELGDLAKEELKNAQIRKEELENEIKILLLPKDPNDDRNIFLEIRAGTGGDEAALFVGDLFNAYIRYADAKGYKFEIVSQSEGSVGGFKEVILLIKGKGAYSRLKFEGGTHRVQRVPETESQGRVHTSAVTVAIMPEVEDSEVQINPNDLRIDVMRSSGHGGQSVNTTDSAVRITHIPTGIVVTNQDGKSQHKNKDAAMKVLKARLFEMQEAERLEKEMKDRKEQVGTGDRSGRIRTYNFPQNRISDHRINLTLYRLDAIMTAGLFDEIIDPLITHAQSEALLEAGL, from the coding sequence ATGTTAGCCGATAAACTTCGTCCATTTTTGGATCGCTATGATGAAATTTCATCACTTCTTAGCGATCCAAATATTGTAAATGATATTGAGAAAATGACGAAACTCTCAAAAGAGCAATCAAGCCTTGAAGAGATAAGAAATACGGCTAAAAACTACCTAAAAACTCTTGACGATATAGAAGAAAATAGGGCTTTACTTGATGATAGTGAGCTTGGCGATTTGGCAAAAGAAGAGCTTAAAAATGCTCAAATTCGCAAAGAAGAGCTTGAAAACGAGATAAAAATTCTACTCCTACCAAAAGATCCAAATGATGATAGAAATATCTTTTTAGAAATTCGTGCTGGTACCGGTGGCGATGAAGCGGCGTTATTTGTGGGCGATTTGTTTAATGCTTACATCAGATACGCGGACGCAAAGGGATATAAATTTGAGATCGTTAGCCAAAGCGAGGGCAGTGTCGGTGGATTTAAAGAGGTGATTTTGCTCATAAAGGGCAAGGGGGCTTACTCACGCTTGAAATTTGAGGGTGGTACGCACAGGGTTCAGCGTGTGCCAGAAACCGAATCTCAAGGGCGTGTGCATACTTCAGCGGTTACGGTTGCCATTATGCCAGAGGTTGAGGATAGTGAAGTGCAGATAAATCCAAACGACCTTAGAATCGACGTAATGAGAAGCTCAGGACACGGCGGACAAAGCGTAAATACAACCGATAGTGCCGTCAGAATCACACATATACCAACAGGTATCGTAGTAACCAACCAAGACGGCAAATCCCAGCATAAAAATAAAGACGCTGCGATGAAAGTGCTAAAAGCTAGACTTTTTGAAATGCAAGAGGCTGAGCGTCTTGAAAAAGAGATGAAAGATAGAAAAGAGCAGGTCGGCACAGGCGACCGCTCTGGACGCATACGCACCTACAACTTCCCACAAAATCGTATCTCAGATCACCGCATAAACCTCACGCTTTACCGCCTTGACGCGATAATGACAGCTGGGCTTTTTGACGAGATTATCGACCCACTCATAACTCACGCTCAATCAGAAGCGTTACTTGAAGCTGGACTTTAA
- a CDS encoding DUF6115 domain-containing protein has product MNQKKKFARFEKVIEGVIQENFALKKQLLTLTSTNDGGVVDLSVLEKQLDEKIESRLSEKILPLFNSLKNIESTIDEFQSEQQSRIYSLEERTRDINKITPPSMQNEAEQIVRLFNEGKSSEAIAKDLYLGLGRVEFVLKMHKLI; this is encoded by the coding sequence TTGAATCAAAAAAAGAAATTTGCTAGATTTGAAAAGGTTATTGAGGGCGTGATACAAGAAAATTTTGCCTTAAAAAAGCAACTTTTAACGCTAACAAGCACAAATGATGGTGGCGTGGTGGATTTAAGTGTGCTTGAAAAACAGCTTGATGAGAAGATTGAGAGTCGTTTAAGTGAGAAAATTTTACCTCTTTTTAACTCGCTAAAAAACATTGAAAGCACGATAGATGAGTTTCAAAGTGAGCAACAAAGCCGAATTTATAGCCTTGAAGAACGCACTCGCGATATAAATAAAATCACACCGCCAAGTATGCAAAATGAAGCAGAGCAGATAGTGCGACTTTTTAACGAAGGCAAAAGTAGTGAAGCTATCGCAAAAGACCTGTATTTGGGGCTTGGCAGAGTTGAGTTTGTGTTAAAAATGCATAAATTAATTTAA
- the mqnP gene encoding menaquinone biosynthesis prenyltransferase MqnP: MQKFLNLLKDISDLIVFKHSIFALPFIFTAMIVASFIKTGSAWFGFKLLILGVLCAVSARNFAMAFNRYADRDIDKHNPRTASRPSVDGRIGANNLLIFIAINAIVFVLVAYFINDLAFYLSVPILIILAIYSIFKRFSSLAHVVLGVSLGLAPIAGVVAVANEITLYAVLLSLGAVFWVAGFDLLYSLQDLEFDVKNGLFSVPSIYGDKATLFISALFHALAVLFWLLFCWSAKLGGFAFFGVVLSGVILWQEHRIVRRDFSKIYRAFFTLNGYLGIMFFIFVLVDLL, from the coding sequence ATACAAAAATTTCTAAATTTATTAAAAGATATTAGCGATTTAATCGTCTTTAAGCACTCAATATTTGCTTTGCCGTTTATTTTTACGGCGATGATTGTGGCTAGTTTTATTAAAACAGGTTCGGCTTGGTTTGGCTTTAAACTGCTGATTTTAGGCGTTTTGTGTGCTGTGAGTGCTAGAAATTTTGCTATGGCGTTTAATCGCTATGCCGATAGAGATATTGATAAACATAACCCACGAACAGCATCTCGCCCTAGCGTTGATGGCAGGATTGGTGCAAATAATTTGCTCATTTTTATCGCTATAAATGCCATTGTTTTCGTGCTTGTAGCGTATTTTATAAATGATTTAGCATTTTATTTAAGTGTGCCGATTTTAATTATTCTTGCAATTTACTCAATTTTTAAGCGTTTTAGTTCGCTCGCACACGTTGTTTTAGGTGTTAGTTTAGGACTTGCACCAATTGCAGGCGTGGTTGCTGTGGCAAATGAGATTACGCTTTATGCTGTGCTTTTATCGCTTGGCGCGGTTTTTTGGGTGGCTGGATTTGATCTGCTTTATTCGCTTCAAGATTTAGAATTTGACGTTAAAAACGGACTTTTTAGTGTGCCTAGCATTTATGGCGATAAGGCCACGCTTTTTATTTCAGCCCTATTTCACGCACTTGCTGTGTTGTTTTGGTTGCTTTTTTGTTGGTCGGCAAAACTTGGTGGATTTGCATTTTTTGGTGTGGTGTTAAGTGGTGTGATTTTATGGCAAGAACACCGCATTGTAAGGCGTGATTTTAGTAAGATTTATAGGGCATTTTTCACGCTTAATGGTTATCTTGGCATTATGTTTTTTATCTTTGTTTTGGTTGATTTATTATGA
- the miaA gene encoding tRNA (adenosine(37)-N6)-dimethylallyltransferase MiaA, with product MFRQFCIIGTTASGKTDLALQIAREFNGIILSLDSLSIYRYIDIASAKPSKDDLKNVKHFGIDLINPDENFSVGRFFEIYKQARDYAKKQNKILIITGGSGFYLKAMMSGLTPDVPKYDTPDNAKIYELITQIDPEFKAKFSQNDTYRLQKWFCIYKFSNQKPSLWLKNNTQEPILKEIPIFEILWDVKTIRERIEIRTKNMLKNGLLDEAKWLFKRYDSDLKPLKSIGLKECGEFFSGKISSQNELETLIFTHTAQLAKRQRTFNRSAFLEKISGDLNFINDEVRKFLKF from the coding sequence ATGTTTAGACAATTTTGCATCATCGGCACGACAGCAAGTGGCAAAACCGACCTAGCACTGCAAATAGCACGTGAATTTAACGGCATTATTTTAAGCCTTGATAGTCTATCAATTTACCGCTATATTGACATAGCAAGTGCTAAACCAAGCAAAGATGATTTAAAAAATGTTAAACATTTTGGCATTGATTTAATTAATCCAGATGAAAATTTTAGCGTTGGCAGGTTTTTTGAAATTTACAAACAAGCACGAGATTATGCTAAAAAGCAAAACAAAATTTTAATAATCACCGGCGGGAGCGGATTTTATTTAAAGGCGATGATGAGCGGACTCACACCAGATGTGCCAAAATACGACACGCCAGACAATGCCAAAATTTATGAGTTAATCACACAAATTGACCCAGAATTTAAAGCAAAATTTAGCCAAAATGACACATACCGACTACAAAAGTGGTTTTGTATTTATAAATTTAGCAATCAAAAGCCGAGCTTATGGCTAAAAAACAACACGCAAGAGCCAATTTTAAAAGAAATTCCGATATTTGAAATTTTATGGGATGTAAAAACAATTAGAGAACGCATAGAAATTCGCACCAAAAATATGTTAAAAAATGGACTTCTTGATGAAGCAAAGTGGCTATTTAAGCGTTATGATAGCGATTTAAAACCACTAAAATCAATCGGATTAAAAGAGTGTGGCGAGTTTTTTAGTGGTAAAATTTCAAGTCAAAACGAACTTGAAACACTAATTTTTACACACACAGCGCAACTTGCAAAAAGACAGCGGACATTTAATCGCTCAGCGTTTTTAGAAAAAATAAGCGGTGATTTAAATTTTATTAACGATGAAGTTAGAAAATTTTTAAAATTTTAA
- a CDS encoding amino acid ABC transporter substrate-binding protein, producing the protein MKLKFLAKTIFLATATLFFVACGGDEAKSQNAFERIKKDGVLRVGTEGTYSPFSYHNEKDELVGYDVDIARAVGEKIGVKVEFVEAPWDAMLAAFDAGKSDVVFNQVTINEDRKKKYDYTLPYTKSRSALIVHKDNNDIKDFSDLKGKNSAHSATSNWAKLAENLGANIVTTDGFSKGVELIITKRADATINDDVTFYDYLKQKPDAPIKIAKNGDEAILSAAIVKKGEDDLVNAINNAIKELQNNGKIKEISIKYFGKDISQ; encoded by the coding sequence ATGAAACTAAAATTTTTAGCAAAAACGATATTTCTAGCGACTGCAACGCTATTTTTCGTAGCTTGCGGAGGTGATGAAGCAAAGAGCCAAAATGCCTTTGAGCGTATCAAAAAAGATGGTGTTTTAAGAGTTGGCACAGAAGGGACCTACTCGCCGTTTTCGTATCACAACGAAAAAGATGAGCTTGTAGGATATGATGTTGATATTGCTAGGGCTGTTGGCGAAAAAATCGGTGTAAAAGTTGAGTTTGTTGAAGCGCCTTGGGATGCTATGTTGGCGGCGTTTGATGCTGGTAAATCTGATGTTGTCTTTAATCAAGTTACAATAAATGAAGATAGAAAGAAAAAATACGACTACACACTACCTTACACAAAATCACGAAGTGCCTTAATCGTGCATAAAGATAACAACGACATTAAAGATTTTAGCGACTTAAAGGGCAAAAATTCAGCCCACTCAGCCACTAGCAACTGGGCGAAATTAGCCGAAAATCTTGGTGCAAATATTGTAACTACCGACGGATTTAGCAAAGGTGTTGAGCTGATCATCACAAAACGTGCCGACGCTACAATAAATGATGACGTTACATTTTATGATTATCTAAAACAAAAACCAGACGCACCGATAAAAATCGCAAAAAACGGCGATGAAGCGATACTTTCAGCCGCTATTGTTAAAAAAGGCGAAGATGATTTAGTAAATGCAATCAACAACGCTATAAAAGAGTTACAAAATAATGGAAAAATAAAGGAAATTTCAATAAAATACTTCGGCAAAGATATCTCACAATAA
- a CDS encoding amino acid ABC transporter permease, whose translation MPIAVAGAKITIPLSIISFAFGLVIAVITALARLSKIKILKIFFDFYVWIFRGTPMLVQLFIVFYGLPKVGIQFDIWSAAIVAFSLNVGAYASEAIRAAILSVPKGQWEAALSLGMNKVMILRRIIAPQAMRISIPPLSNTFISLVKDTSLAASITMVDMFMVAQRIAARTFEPLLLYVLVAVMYLIICTALTFLQSYLEKRSSKFLG comes from the coding sequence GTGCCAATTGCAGTCGCTGGGGCAAAAATCACGATACCGCTTAGTATTATTTCATTTGCCTTTGGGCTTGTTATTGCCGTTATTACGGCACTTGCGCGACTTTCAAAGATTAAAATTTTAAAAATATTTTTTGATTTTTACGTTTGGATTTTTCGTGGCACCCCTATGCTTGTTCAGCTTTTTATCGTGTTTTATGGGCTACCAAAGGTTGGAATTCAGTTTGATATTTGGAGTGCAGCCATTGTTGCGTTTAGCCTAAATGTCGGCGCTTACGCATCAGAAGCGATTAGGGCAGCTATCCTTTCGGTGCCAAAGGGACAATGGGAGGCAGCACTATCTCTTGGTATGAATAAGGTTATGATTTTACGACGAATTATCGCCCCGCAAGCGATGAGAATTTCTATCCCACCGCTTTCAAACACCTTTATTAGCCTAGTTAAAGACACATCTTTGGCTGCTTCTATAACGATGGTTGATATGTTTATGGTCGCTCAACGCATTGCTGCACGGACTTTTGAGCCACTTTTACTTTATGTTTTAGTCGCCGTTATGTATCTAATAATCTGCACAGCACTTACGTTTTTGCAGTCATATTTAGAGAAACGCTCATCAAAATTTTTAGGATAA
- a CDS encoding amino acid ABC transporter ATP-binding protein: MSVKLIKINKFFGENHVLKDIDLEIYDKQTTVILGSSGSGKSTLLRCINLLETPNSGQMYLRGFYINFSLPIKERQKIPFRSHTGMVFQDFNLFPHLNVLENIIEAPINVLKIPKEEAIENARNLLKKVGLAQKENAYPATLSGGQKQRVAIVRALAMKPYFLLLDEPTSALDPELEAEVLKVIFDLSKEQRSIIIVTHNMEFAKRAADRILFLDKGNIIFDGTSDEFFYNDNDRIVNFISAMKF, translated from the coding sequence ATGTCAGTAAAACTCATAAAAATAAACAAATTTTTTGGTGAAAATCACGTTTTAAAAGATATAGATTTAGAAATTTACGACAAGCAAACAACGGTGATTTTAGGTAGCTCTGGCTCTGGCAAATCAACGCTTTTGCGCTGTATAAATCTGCTTGAAACCCCAAATAGCGGACAAATGTATCTACGTGGATTTTATATAAATTTTTCATTGCCGATCAAAGAGAGACAAAAAATACCATTTCGTAGCCACACTGGTATGGTTTTTCAAGATTTTAACCTGTTTCCGCACCTAAACGTGCTTGAAAACATCATTGAAGCACCGATAAATGTGCTTAAAATTCCAAAAGAAGAGGCGATAGAAAACGCTAGAAATTTACTAAAAAAAGTAGGTTTGGCACAAAAAGAAAACGCATATCCAGCCACACTCTCAGGCGGACAAAAGCAAAGAGTTGCGATTGTTAGGGCATTAGCGATGAAACCATATTTTTTACTGCTTGACGAGCCAACATCAGCACTTGACCCTGAACTTGAAGCCGAAGTTTTAAAGGTTATTTTTGATTTAAGCAAAGAACAACGCTCAATCATAATCGTGACCCACAATATGGAATTTGCAAAGCGAGCAGCGGATCGGATTTTGTTTTTAGACAAGGGCAATATCATTTTTGATGGCACAAGCGATGAGTTTTTTTACAACGACAACGATAGAATTGTAAATTTTATTTCAGCGATGAAATTTTAA